A region of the Cardiocondyla obscurior isolate alpha-2009 linkage group LG03, Cobs3.1, whole genome shotgun sequence genome:
AATGGATTGCGCCGGGCTTGCTCGGGAGTAGCATTACGATCTTCCGCCGCCAGTAATAACGAATCTATGCTTAGAGAGCTGTCGGACATGCCCCAAGCGGAACCTTGTCGTAATACAGAGAGCGGTGTCGCGGCAACAAGTGCCATCATATACTTGTCTTGCTCCAGAGAAGAAGTTGTTTCAGATGACgtagtttttaaattactgcCAGACGTTGGATGAGCTTTTAACATACCCATTACGCCTTTCCCGTGATAACCTGCGCCTCTAATTAATAAAGCTTTTGTTCGCGGATGCCTCCAGGTGACAACTGGCATTCTGCTATGACGATGAAGTCTGCAGAATCGCCGAATGCTCTCGTCTGACACTGAAGTGGGAACGATTAAAAGCGCAGGATAGCTACGACAAATCATGTAAGCACAATTTACCGAAGTCAATCGGAAGGGCTCATTGCGGCGATTGTTATGCGGCCCGTTGGAGTAGAGATTAAGTCTGTACCAATCTCGAACATAGCTACGCTCGGACAAACGTTCGAGAGTCTTGGCGTCAGTCGGCGGCTGCGTTACTACACCAGGTATTTCAAAATCATCAACACTAAGATCGTCGTCGTGGCTCAGATCATTATTGTCAGTTATCGGTAGGCTCATTCGACCAGGCGACGTCATATACTTGTTATTACTGTTGATGAGATTCATGTTCGGTAGCACGTATTTTTGTCGCTTCGATGACTGTTTAGGTTTAAAGCCGGCTTTCCGCGCGGTTTTCAATAGCGTTTTCTTCGCGAAACCTTTCAAAGTGGCATTTTTTTCCTTACCTTTATGATGCGCTGTTTGCGTAACCAAAATCTGTCCGTTGAATGCAAAATGATGAAAAATGTGCGGCGGATATCTAGCTTTGTGCACTAATTTCCTTAAAGTATCGATATTCTCGGGCGTAACTTCTTCATCAAAGGCCAATTTTATCAGTTGAAACGTGCAAGAACGTAATTGTAGGCCTTCTTGAAGACATTGATCTAAATGCGCCAGATGTTGCACAGCAACCCGTTTTTCTTTAGTCAGAGATGTCACAGGGAATGCACGAACGACTAATTGCTCGCAAGCGAACGGATCGCAAGGTATACCTTTGAAAACTATTCTGTAATTCGTGAGGAAAATTGCACCCTCGGCTGGCAAGAGAGGCGGTATCTTGGGTAATCCTGAGGAACTTTCCTCCCTGCCGTCCGGCAGCAGGTAGACACGCAATCCGTCCATTATCACTTCTTCGCCGGGTAACATATTTGGTGTAAGAATCTTCGGCTTTTGTATCGGTGGTAATCTCTTGCTTTCTCTGTGGACTGCCTCGAGCGTTTCGATGTGCATGTGAACAACGCCCGGGACCATTTGGTGCAAACAACGCACATGTTCAGCGCTTACGCCACCCTCGGTACACACGCGATCGACAAATCGCGAAACCATCCGAATGACGGCACTGCCAGTTTCACCCGGGTCGGTCTCCTCAAATCCAGATTCAGCATCGCCACTGTCGCTTGCCACGCTATTTGTGATACTGTTACTGGCTCGTTCTTCATCATAAATGTGATCCTGACGATGAGTTTTCGAGCCGATGTCTAACGGCACTAGTAGATAGACCATTCGGTTTGCGTAATGAATCGCCTGGCTGTACATAGTACTCTCTTCACTGTTAATAAGTTCTTTCTGCTTTTCAGGATCAACGGAAATCCAGATTCGCATCTGATCCGCGGCTATTTCGAGTGCCGATGGTTCTTGAGCCTGATAGATGGAATATCGATCGCGGTACGGAAATTCTTTGCCATCCCTGGGACTGATAGGACTTAGAATACCATCGTTTATAAGCCTCGGTGGCGAATTGTCACCCGGTAGATACAGACGTTTGATATCTTTTTGCACGTCTAAATAGAACGCGTCCTCCCAAAATTGTTGATTCTGCCATACCGGATGCTCTTGTATGCAAGTATATGCAAATTGAATTACGCCGGTGCACAATTTCCTGCAGAACGCGGTGGCAAGTGGTAGCAGTGCAGCGGCGACCCCGTGTTCGTCCATCGACGAATCATCTTGCAGCGCGCAATTCATCAAACGTACTACTAAATCAAATTGCTGATGCTCCAACATTGCTTTGTTTCCAACTACATGCTGCGATAATTCCATACAAAGTGCTAATCGAGCCGCTTTGCTTTTCAAAGCTCGTAAGACAGCTGGAAATGTTTTACGGGCATCCGAGATCTTATTCTCGAATATGCAATTGATACAATTGCGCAATACTTCTAATCTACGAGCTGAATTGCTCACCAAGTGTCTAGTATCGTGAACAAATGAAATGTGAGGGCCTATAGGCACGATGCGAGGTTGAATCGGCCTCAAAGACGACAATCTGACTTTAAGATTGTTCTTCGCAAGACCCTCGTCGATAATCGCTTGAACCTGCTCCGGATTAATACGTGGCAAGAGAGGCTGGTGAATCCTTGCAAACGCGCCCTCCGGTGGTTTCAAAATCTTTTGCACGTATGGCTGAGGATTTGGATTTTCGTTCAAATATAACTGTTGTGCTAGTTCTTGAATATGCGTCAATATAACTCGATGATCTTGTGTTTCTTGTTTTAGTTGATCACTCAAATTACTGTACAATTCATCCCATACGTCGCAAGGTCTCCATGGAGGACCTCTTTCTGCGATAAAAGATGTGAAAAACATACAATCTAAAACTCTTGTAGTAAAATCGCAGTCTGTCAAGCCCCTTTCTCCCAAAAATGCAGCTTTATGAAAAGTGATAACAGGTTTTGGATGTATTCGTATCAATGTTAAACAGCTTCGGTATCCTTGTAATAATTGAGCAAAGGTTCTCATAAACACTGCTCTGAGTTCTTTGTCAAGCATGGGAGAATGTGGAGCTCTGGTCGCGAGCGGAGGAAATGCATAATCCGCGCATGTCAATTCTGGTTGTAATACTAAGGATAACGCATCCTGTGTCTGTGAGAGCAATGGTTCCGGTAATAAAGCAAGCGAGACACCGTCCGGAACTGTTAAAGAACCTCCATCCAAATCGGCGACTATTACATCCATCtgtgaatataaatatcgtaataagtttaaattaaataaacggtGTTTTAAAGTggtataacaaaataaaaaaataaaaaaaataaataataatataaaaaattgcctTACAAGTTCCGCAACTTCGTGCTTTAACGAACTGTGTACACCCATAATGAAAGGTGTTGGAGTGCTGAGAATTTCAACTAAAGCCGCTGGCAAAAGAGGAATGTAAACATGTGAATATCTAAATGGATACATCAATGCTGTTAGGGCACGGCATCCCTCAGTCAGTCGGGAATAACTGGCAGAATGGAAAAGTATTTTATGTTCTGTCATGACTGCGCAAAATAATACCAACACATTGCGAATACCTAAGAAAATAgtataacatattaattaaaaacattatttttattctattgcATAAATTGTTTAACCCTTTGAGTGCTATGAGCGCATATATGCGTCCAGCGAAATCTATATAGACGACGCAAATTCGCGCTCAGCGCCTGCCGCGCGCCGTCCGTACGGACCGCATAGGCCGCGAGTATTTAGCACTCAAAGggttaattatcattatacCCTTACCTAattgttgaaataataaatttacactAGTATGAGTTATAGGAAGAGAAGGACTAATTGGTGGTTGAAGTGCCTGACGATCCCCTGCTCCAATGCTGAATCGTACCTGAGGCCCACCAGCAGGAGGTACTTGAATACATCCTAGTATGTTTCCAACTAATGTCTCTAATGGTATACCAAGATTTTCCACATACACCGTATATATAATACCAAGACAATTCTATGAAAgcagaataattattaaaaatataattgacaGACTGATAAAAcaggattaattatattacatatatacatactcTAAATGTTTCTATGTAATCAAGTCTGGAAACCAGCACCAGACATTTAGGTGCATACATAATGCTATGGTGTGTAATGGCAGGTATTGCCCTGACCAAAGGACGACTATCTCCATCTACAGGATCTTCTTCTTCATCCACAGGTTTGCTTGGCACAATTGACACAGTTTCGTTGAAACACATGCAAGCACAGTAATGTCGATTTGCATCAATATCTGTCAATATCGAAACAAAGAAGCGAGGCTCTTGCCTTTCTGTTGATAAGGCCCATCCTTGAGGCTGACAAAACTATGATACAATGTACAAAAGATAAATAGCAATAAAGTACATCTgtttttcaaagaaataaGTTTGTTTTTTACCCATTCTATTCCTTCAATGAAGGGTGTATCTGGCCAATCTTTCTCTGGAAATCGTTGTAATATAACCCCGCTACTTACACCACCCCCTAGAATTCATTACAGCATATATAAGGATATATAGGTACAAACAGATAcgtacgaaacaaaaaaaaaatgctaagtGCAAGTCTAGCAATAAATGTCAAGTAcaatcttaatttattaagtggcttactttctttctcgtgATCGTAGCCGACCACTACAAAGTAGTCGGCTAACCGAGACATCTCTGTATATTCGTGGGGCTGAGTGGGGGTGGTTGCGCTCAACATCCCACGTCGTGTTTGTTACACGTGATTTCATGGACCGTGGCGGCTCGGCAACTCGTTCACGTTGCGTCAAACGTGAGGTTCGTACGGACGCGCGTCAACGCGGGGATCGATTTGAAAATCTCCCAAACATAGCTTTTACCCAAACTCGTTCCACGTCACGTTGCTCCTTTGATACGATCGACGCGCGAAACGTCAAGTGGCGGAATTAATGCACTCTCAATGCACTCACGCGTTCGCGttagggggagaaaaaaaaagaggagaaacaCTCCCTGAGGGAGAAAAGTCGGCGATGCtctggcgcgcgcgcgcgcgcgcacacacgtcTCGAGCGTATCTCACTAACGCGATGTCAAGATCGTCGCTACTGCCGCGTTTTGCAGCGTTTCGTGAACCCGCCGAATAACAATGCCACACCCCGAAACCTCAATCCATAACCTGGCAAACTCAAACGCCACATTGAGGGTTTGTTGAGCTCGTTATACGATATACGGTATACCTATACAGGCCGAAAAATCCGACGGTTACGCAAAACGAAGATGAGACTACCTAAAGTTTATTCTCTGTAGATGCACCGGTATTACTAAAGTCACTAGATATATAAAGGCCGGTATTACATTGTAGACGAGCCTTAAGATGATCTTGAAATAAGAACCGACTGTACCAATTTTAGTTAATATGGCCGACTAGCGGCAAGTCCAACATTACTAGAGAGATCATGCTCTCAGATGTGTGTAAAAAGCAATTCTTTTcatacaaaaacaaaaataaaaaagaaaagtttaattaaaataagcacCTATTCTCGTGGCGTCTAGATCCTCAAGCATAGAGtggataaaaagagaataaagcCAAAGCAAATTTCTCTGTAATTTTCTCCGCtattttaaatgaaacttTTGGCAGCCAACCAGCTGAGACAATCAGATCGCCTAAAATCGTAGCTGAAATTTACGTGCCTCGGTTTCGCTGTCAATTGTAAAATGGCGACTTTTAGCTTATTGGCTTCACTTTCCTTTTACTCACTCTGGGTCAGTTGTGGTCAGTTGAGCTCGTGTAGTTGATACTCTTGCACACTTGCGCAATGCGCGTGGCGCGCTACGCCGTATGATCTTGCGTATCAGTGTTGGCCAGATCTGCGGTCGAGTCCTGTCGTCTAACATCCGACAAGCATCGGCGAGGCTGCGGATGCCGAGAATCGAGAATGTGACGCCAGCAAAGCGGATTGCGACTTCCGTCTCTGTCTTGCGCTTTGTCTCACCTCGCACAATGAAAGTACGCGACGTCGAGTGAGTGGGGAACACGGTGTTgacgaaaaggaaaaagagaaagaagaaacggAGATAAGGTGGGAGAGAAATCGTCCGTTTCACAAGCCGTCATGGCTGAATCATTGTGAACGACTCTTGCGGAGTGCCGATAACAAATGACGCTGCGGCTGCGGGTGATTCATTAAAGTGGTGAAAAATTCACGGCGTTCGTTTCGATTGCCGTCGACTCAGCGTCCAGCTACGAAACAACCTGAGCGATCCGCCCCCGAGGATCTTCGATGCCGAGGGTTCGTCAGCGGAACTCGTGATAACGGAGACGGTGCTTAGTGCGGGTGTCTTGTTCTCGGCGCGCGAGGCCGTGTCCGGTGCTGCACGATGAACGGGTTAAGTCTGAGTGAACTGTGTTGCCTGTTTTGTTGTCCGCCCTGCCCGTCCAGAATCGCAGACAAGCTAGCCTTTCTACCGCCCGAGCCCACGTACACGTTCGTTGAGGACGAGGGCTCAAAGTTTTCGATATCCCTGTCGGAACGCGCCGAGTGGCAGTACACCGAGCGCGAGAAGGAGTCGGTCGAGGGTTTCTACGCCAGGACCTCGCGCGGCAACCGTATAGCATGCCTCTTCGTCCGTTGCTCGGCGACCGCGCGCTTCACCATCCTATTCTCCCACGGCAATGCCGTCGATCTCGGACAGATGTCCAGCTTCTACCTCGGGCTGGGCTCGCGCATAAACTGCAATATATTCAGCTACGACTATTCCGGCTATGGGGTGTCGGGTGGCAAGCCCTCCGAGAAGAACCTCTACGCGGACATCGACGCCGCGTGGCATGCGCTACGCACACGTTACGGCATCAGTCCAGAAAACATAATACTCTACGGCCAAAGCATCGGCACTGTGCCCACAGTCGATCTCGCCGCGAGATACGAGGTCGGCGCGGTAGTTTTGCATTCCCCGCTCATGTCTGGCATGCGGGTCGCTTTCCCGAAAACCAAAAGGACTTGGTTCTTTGACGCTTTCACCAGGTGAGCTTATATTATAACCGTTCCTGTTTATTCAGTTTCTCTATTTCAGCGCAAAAGGTGTGGACTGCTGCAAGTTCAAGTCGATGTCTTATCAGGCGAGATGAAAAAGGGATTCGTGCGCATGagcgcgctctctttctctttctctctctctctctctttgatGCACTTGTAGCCGTGCACATGTGTTATCAACCCAGTCTTTTCATTCAAACTTTTCTTTGGGtcttaaaaaatgtatcgacaggataaaaatattaacttttacttGAAGATGCAAAACGTCACGTCTAGAAAAAGGCCTTTGTACGTTTACTTAAAAGTTATAACATTTGACAATGTTAAAACCTGATGTCAGAAAacaatattgaatttaatacaaagacattttgttttttatcaaatgataaattatatttaattaactatgagtcctattaatttttatatttttatatgttataaattaataatattacaaaaacatggaatgttacattttttataatttaacattttttataattaaatgaataactTGAAAGAAGTTTATAGAAATTTGAATTGAATATTGATTAATTAGacggtttaatttttttattaccttctCCAGAGGAATCGATAGATTTTGAAGCTCTCGAGGGTGTGCGTTCTATTAAAACGCTGAATGGAACGGAAAATAACTTGCGAGGTaaaatcgttaatatcttGCCGAGAAGCTACACAAGTGTACAATCGAATAAATGTACGTTTGTGTCACGTACATATGTACTTATGAAACCTACGTATTGCACGATTTGTATGTTGTAATGCATCGTTTTAATCGGCTTTGTGCAGATTCTATGCGTATGTATCAATTACATTTGTACTATAAAAGTTTTTCGATCCGCAAGAGAAAgctatcaattaatttttttttttttttgtttaatcttTCAACAGATTTtgcagaaaaaataaaaaaatcaataacaCGAGAGTTTtattgcgttaattaatttcaaattgtgtgaaacttatattaaataactataattataataaatataattttttctttatttgacaacttgagaaaaagaaaccctTTGTAAAacttgtatataaaaaatatttaaaccttATGTTTTTTTCAGCATAGATAAAGTGCCGAAAGTGACGTCTCCTGTTCTGGTTATTCACGGGACTGAAGAtgaagttataaattttagtcACGGTCTGGCGATTTACGAAAGGTGTCCACGAGCAGTGGAACCGTTATGGGTTGAGGTAccaa
Encoded here:
- the Sbf gene encoding myotubularin-related protein 13 translates to MLSATTPTQPHEYTEMSRLADYFVVVGYDHEKERGGVSSGVILQRFPEKDWPDTPFIEGIEWFCQPQGWALSTERQEPRFFVSILTDIDANRHYCACMCFNETVSIVPSKPVDEEEDPVDGDSRPLVRAIPAITHHSIMYAPKCLVLVSRLDYIETFRNCLGIIYTVYVENLGIPLETLVGNILGCIQVPPAGGPQVRFSIGAGDRQALQPPISPSLPITHTSVNLLFQQLGIRNVLVLFCAVMTEHKILFHSASYSRLTEGCRALTALMYPFRYSHVYIPLLPAALVEILSTPTPFIMGVHSSLKHEVAELMDVIVADLDGGSLTVPDGVSLALLPEPLLSQTQDALSLVLQPELTCADYAFPPLATRAPHSPMLDKELRAVFMRTFAQLLQGYRSCLTLIRIHPKPVITFHKAAFLGERGLTDCDFTTRVLDCMFFTSFIAERGPPWRPCDVWDELYSNLSDQLKQETQDHRVILTHIQELAQQLYLNENPNPQPYVQKILKPPEGAFARIHQPLLPRINPEQVQAIIDEGLAKNNLKVRLSSLRPIQPRIVPIGPHISFVHDTRHLVSNSARRLEVLRNCINCIFENKISDARKTFPAVLRALKSKAARLALCMELSQHVVGNKAMLEHQQFDLVVRLMNCALQDDSSMDEHGVAAALLPLATAFCRKLCTGVIQFAYTCIQEHPVWQNQQFWEDAFYLDVQKDIKRLYLPGDNSPPRLINDGILSPISPRDGKEFPYRDRYSIYQAQEPSALEIAADQMRIWISVDPEKQKELINSEESTMYSQAIHYANRMVYLLVPLDIGSKTHRQDHIYDEERASNSITNSVASDSGDAESGFEETDPGETGSAVIRMVSRFVDRVCTEGGVSAEHVRCLHQMVPGVVHMHIETLEAVHRESKRLPPIQKPKILTPNMLPGEEVIMDGLRVYLLPDGREESSSGLPKIPPLLPAEGAIFLTNYRIVFKGIPCDPFACEQLVVRAFPVTSLTKEKRVAVQHLAHLDQCLQEGLQLRSCTFQLIKLAFDEEVTPENIDTLRKLVHKARYPPHIFHHFAFNGQILVTQTAHHKGKEKNATLKGFAKKTLLKTARKAGFKPKQSSKRQKYVLPNMNLINSNNKYMTSPGRMSLPITDNNDLSHDDDLSVDDFEIPGVVTQPPTDAKTLERLSERSYVRDWYRLNLYSNGPHNNRRNEPFRLTSVNCAYMICRSYPALLIVPTSVSDESIRRFCRLHRHSRMPVVTWRHPRTKALLIRGAGYHGKGVMGMLKAHPTSGSNLKTTSSETTSSLEQDKYMMALVAATPLSVLRQGSAWGMSDSSLSIDSLLLAAEDRNATPEQARRNPFNKPLGTLSSSGGKGPKNFGRWGSLKDKRHNSQASLTSVHHQRGTVRHSADSDSGTECVHTFQRAALYILGEKAHMKGVKAESIPKTDFIPVEYYDVRHTKAAFKKLMRACVPSSPNVEPDQSFYRLVESSEWLQQLQSLMQLAGAVIDLMDMQGSSVAVCLEDGWDTTTTVCSVAQVCLDPHYRTIDGFRTLIEKEWLGFGHRFGHRSNLTANSQTTNFTPTFLQFLDIVHQIQKQFPLAFEFNEYYLKFLAYHSVSCRFRTFLLDCEFDRVECGITAIEDKRGSLTSHHKGVDTGSDDDTIYPGGRLAGTNKQTLGCNLGQSIFDYVEKQHARCPLFYNFMYTPNTENPVLRPVSHLPSLNIWQFYLEEELAHGPAYDLEVLQQDSQQEEEAEAADGAVKSNRKVVTQGYNGVSTMVPDQFSHLLEEIHKLETELGHLPQKWKVLWDKLELPNTDSLARHASFSTALVRYHGRLIHKRSTLELLLRGKLAGGNTTGNEGSVYAHPHRFERLDSATPTHCDACSGVLWGPVKAGLRCIDCGHVCHDKCADAVPKNCTKYKAVTDNLQNHTLTRSGGDNGSVNSSVTTIQTSSQQYYEQFSSNVAENRTHEGYLYKRGALLKGWKQRWFVLDSIKHQLRYYDAVEDSHCKGYIDLAEVVSVTPAAPMPGPPKKTDDKSFFDLRTNRRTYNFCAADATTAQEWIEKVQACLQ
- the LOC139101176 gene encoding alpha/beta hydrolase domain-containing protein 17B, giving the protein MNGLSLSELCCLFCCPPCPSRIADKLAFLPPEPTYTFVEDEGSKFSISLSERAEWQYTEREKESVEGFYARTSRGNRIACLFVRCSATARFTILFSHGNAVDLGQMSSFYLGLGSRINCNIFSYDYSGYGVSGGKPSEKNLYADIDAAWHALRTRYGISPENIILYGQSIGTVPTVDLAARYEVGAVVLHSPLMSGMRVAFPKTKRTWFFDAFTSIDKVPKVTSPVLVIHGTEDEVINFSHGLAIYERCPRAVEPLWVEGAGHNDVELYNQYLERLKQFVSVELVN